A region from the Hypericibacter adhaerens genome encodes:
- a CDS encoding FkbM family methyltransferase: protein MPVGHSLNGNSRRDARPVLETDAASGAPGLFGRLAKRLLNKPATDPAEPASAPSAVPSAPVAGWADHHTENFMRRYLRPGDAVLDIGARDGTFAVAAAAAVGADGRVDSFEPSPSLRRKLTEAVHRNHAVAIVIHPKMVGTQAQLGRFVDGTGKSGRRRPPLPGELAMGGVIGVECVRLDQTMNARRYALMKLDIAGGELIALKGAEAMLREANPPALLIAMDDALNQCGTSPEQLTDFLTAQGYESILYDADRHKLDYIAKPWTKRRIVLAVAQKGRNFVSSRLAGMDLQKEPEAPSGEMLQITAST, encoded by the coding sequence ATGCCCGTTGGTCACAGCTTGAACGGCAATAGTCGCCGCGATGCCCGGCCGGTCCTCGAGACCGATGCCGCGTCCGGCGCGCCGGGCCTGTTCGGGCGGCTGGCGAAGCGCCTCCTGAACAAGCCCGCCACCGATCCGGCCGAGCCGGCCTCGGCGCCGTCGGCGGTGCCGAGCGCGCCTGTCGCGGGCTGGGCCGATCATCACACCGAGAACTTCATGCGCCGCTACCTGCGGCCGGGCGATGCCGTGCTCGATATCGGCGCGCGCGACGGGACCTTCGCGGTGGCCGCGGCCGCGGCCGTCGGCGCCGACGGACGGGTCGATTCCTTCGAACCCAGCCCGTCGCTGCGCCGCAAGCTGACCGAGGCGGTCCATCGCAACCATGCGGTGGCGATCGTCATCCATCCCAAGATGGTCGGGACCCAGGCGCAGCTCGGGCGCTTCGTCGACGGCACGGGCAAGAGCGGCCGCCGGCGGCCGCCGCTCCCGGGCGAGCTCGCGATGGGCGGCGTGATCGGCGTCGAATGCGTGCGCCTCGACCAGACGATGAACGCGCGGCGCTATGCGCTGATGAAGCTCGATATCGCCGGCGGCGAGCTGATCGCGCTCAAGGGTGCGGAAGCCATGCTGCGCGAGGCCAACCCGCCGGCGCTTCTCATCGCCATGGACGACGCGCTCAACCAGTGCGGCACCTCGCCCGAGCAGCTCACCGATTTCCTGACGGCCCAGGGCTACGAATCGATCCTCTACGACGCCGACCGCCACAAGCTCGATTACATCGCCAAGCCCTGGACCAAGCGCCGCATCGTGCTCGCCGTCGCCCAGAAGGGCCGCAACTTCGTCTCCTCGCGGCTTGCCGGCATGGATCTGCAGAAAGAGCCCGAGGCTCCGTCGGGCGAGATGCTCCAGATCACGGCCTCGACCTGA
- a CDS encoding EamA family transporter: MSLHLVVALLMLLAAAMHAGWNLFVKGNGDRLSAITAVMSGGAVLSALALPFVDPPARASWIFILLSILVHLGYYAGLLGAYRHGDLSHAYPIARGSAPLLVAIVAAPLAGEWLSPLQCVGVALISLGIVSLAFEHGWPKGDHGRSVLYALATAVFIMGYSVIDGMGVRRSGNALGYIAWLFALEAIPLLLITLAIRRHAFFRHIGAHWKTAGAGALLSCGAYGLAIWGMSIGTLAGIVGLRETSVLFGAAFGAMFLGERFGWKRAAAAIAVVVGNLVLQFG; this comes from the coding sequence ATGAGTCTCCATCTCGTCGTCGCGCTCCTGATGCTGCTCGCGGCGGCGATGCATGCGGGCTGGAACCTGTTCGTGAAGGGCAATGGCGACCGGCTCTCGGCCATCACGGCGGTGATGAGCGGGGGCGCCGTCCTGTCCGCCCTGGCGCTGCCCTTCGTCGATCCGCCCGCGCGCGCGAGCTGGATCTTCATCCTCCTCTCGATCCTGGTGCATCTGGGCTATTACGCCGGCCTGCTGGGCGCCTATCGCCATGGCGACCTGAGCCACGCCTATCCGATCGCGCGGGGCAGCGCGCCGCTGCTGGTCGCGATCGTGGCCGCCCCCTTGGCGGGCGAATGGCTCTCGCCGCTGCAATGCGTCGGCGTGGCGCTGATCTCGCTCGGCATCGTCAGCCTTGCCTTCGAGCACGGATGGCCGAAGGGCGATCATGGCCGCTCGGTACTCTATGCGCTCGCCACCGCCGTCTTCATCATGGGCTACAGCGTGATCGACGGAATGGGCGTGCGCCGCTCCGGCAACGCGCTCGGTTACATCGCCTGGCTCTTCGCGCTCGAGGCGATCCCGCTGCTCCTCATCACGCTCGCGATCCGCCGCCATGCCTTCTTCCGGCATATTGGGGCGCATTGGAAGACCGCCGGCGCCGGCGCGCTCCTCTCCTGCGGCGCCTACGGGCTGGCGATCTGGGGCATGAGCATCGGCACGCTCGCCGGCATCGTGGGCCTGCGCGAGACCTCGGTCCTGTTCGGCGCCGCCTTCGGCGCGATGTTCCTCGGCGAGCGCTTCGGCTGGAAACGCGCCGCCGCGGCGATCGCGGTGGTGGTGGGGAATCTGGTGCTGCAGTTCGGGTAG
- a CDS encoding VOC family protein, whose product MAVDHVQLAMPAGGEGRARAFYEGILGIPEKTKPTHLAARGGVWFERGPLKIHLGVDKNFAPARKAHPGFLVEDLPALIAALTQAGFAVKSDEPLDGYRRVYVDDPFGNRIELMERKAE is encoded by the coding sequence GTGGCTGTGGATCATGTCCAGCTCGCCATGCCGGCCGGCGGCGAGGGGCGGGCGCGCGCCTTCTATGAAGGCATCCTCGGCATTCCGGAGAAGACGAAGCCGACGCATCTGGCCGCGCGCGGCGGCGTCTGGTTCGAGCGCGGCCCGCTCAAGATCCATCTCGGCGTGGACAAGAATTTCGCGCCAGCGCGCAAGGCGCATCCGGGTTTCCTGGTCGAAGATCTGCCGGCACTGATCGCGGCGCTAACGCAAGCGGGGTTTGCGGTGAAGAGCGACGAGCCGCTCGATGGCTATCGTCGCGTTTATGTCGACGATCCGTTCGGCAATCGCATCGAGCTGATGGAGCGGAAAGCGGAGTGA